The Marinobacter subterrani genome has a segment encoding these proteins:
- the cheY gene encoding chemotaxis response regulator CheY: MDKNMKILIVDDFSTMRRIIKNLLRDLGFTNTDEADDGNTALPMLRSGKYDFLVTDWNMPGMSGFDLLKAVRADENLKTLPVLMVTAEAKRDQIVAAAQAGVNGYVVKPFTAAVLKEKIEKIFERIQ; this comes from the coding sequence TTGGACAAGAACATGAAAATCCTCATTGTGGATGACTTTTCCACAATGCGACGGATCATCAAGAACCTGCTGCGTGATCTCGGCTTTACCAATACCGATGAGGCCGATGACGGCAACACGGCGCTGCCGATGCTGAGAAGCGGGAAATACGATTTTCTGGTTACCGACTGGAACATGCCGGGTATGTCGGGGTTCGATCTGCTCAAGGCGGTCAGGGCGGATGAGAACCTGAAAACCCTGCCGGTGCTGATGGTGACCGCAGAGGCCAAACGGGACCAGATCGTTGCCGCTGCCCAGGCGGGCGTAAACGGCTATGTGGTCAAACCGTTTACCGCTGCGGTGCTCAAGGAAAAGATCGAGAAGATCTTTGAAAGAATCCAGTAA
- a CDS encoding protein phosphatase CheZ: MSDSKKHHRGLEPEVTEKLQRQATELAECVNAGEYAKAMTLINELSEVRDQSLYREVGRLTRSLHEAIRNFQIDPRNAEQQEALSKMTDASDRLEYVVQMTGEAANRTMDLVEATMPLANAIREEAGALRDEWQRLRRREMQPAEFRELYGRIDRFFAGMTTDADTMYANLSEILLAQDFQDLTGQVIQKVTTLVKEVEEQMLSLVVMAGHVDQLTGTVHQIEERQESAEKGVGPQIKADERDDVVSGQDDVDDLLSSLGF, from the coding sequence ATGAGCGATAGCAAAAAGCACCATCGGGGCCTGGAGCCGGAAGTGACGGAGAAGCTTCAGCGTCAGGCCACCGAACTGGCTGAGTGCGTCAATGCCGGAGAATATGCCAAGGCCATGACCCTGATCAATGAACTGAGCGAAGTCAGGGATCAGAGTCTCTACCGTGAGGTTGGGCGTCTGACTCGCAGCCTGCACGAGGCGATCCGGAACTTTCAGATAGACCCCCGTAATGCGGAGCAGCAGGAGGCTCTGTCGAAAATGACAGACGCCTCGGATCGTCTCGAGTATGTCGTGCAGATGACCGGCGAGGCGGCCAATCGCACGATGGACCTGGTCGAGGCGACCATGCCGTTGGCCAATGCCATTCGGGAGGAGGCCGGCGCCCTGCGTGATGAGTGGCAGCGATTACGTCGCAGGGAAATGCAGCCGGCGGAGTTCCGGGAACTGTATGGCCGGATCGACCGGTTTTTTGCCGGCATGACAACCGATGCCGACACCATGTACGCCAATCTCTCGGAAATCCTGCTGGCCCAGGACTTCCAGGACCTGACCGGCCAGGTCATCCAGAAGGTCACCACCCTGGTCAAAGAGGTTGAGGAACAGATGCTCAGTCTGGTGGTGATGGCCGGTCATGTCGATCAGTTGACGGGCACGGTGCACCAGATTGAAGAAAGGCAGGAATCTGCAGAGAAGGGCGTCGGGCCGCAGATCAAGGCCGATGAGCGTGACGATGTAGTCTCGGGACAAGACGACGTGGACGATCTGTTGTCCAGTCTCGGTTTCTGA